CGGAGGTTCATGCATGGATTTTCCTATCCCGTGGCCGCAGGCCTCTTCAAGTAGTTCATAGACTGTGCCCGTTAGTTCTTTATGCACTGACTTTTTCATTTCTAAACTATTTCCACCAGTTCTGATTGAGCAATAGGCCCTTCTGGATACATCCCATGCTTTTTGAAGCAGAGCCTCATTTTCGGGGCTTCTATCACCGCAGATAAAAGTCCAGGCAGAGTCTGCAAAAAGACCATCTTTCTCAAAGACGAGATCCAGGGTCACAATATCATTATTTCTAAATTTTGAGTCATTAGGTGGACCATGGCACACACGGTGATTCACATTGATATCAAAGGAAGCCCCGTGAATCCTGCTTTTCTTCTTTATCAGCAGCTGTTCAAGTTGTCTTTGCAGCTCTGTCCCTCTTACTCCAGGAAGAATCCCCTTTCCCAGTATAAGAAGGCAGTCATGT
This portion of the Oceanispirochaeta sp. genome encodes:
- a CDS encoding M24 family metallopeptidase, with the protein product MLLLQLKENDLLTSTEIQIISDLSLYLHDCLLILGKGILPGVRGTELQRQLEQLLIKKKSRIHGASFDINVNHRVCHGPPNDSKFRNNDIVTLDLVFEKDGLFADSAWTFICGDRSPENEALLQKAWDVSRRAYCSIRTGGNSLEMKKSVHKELTGTVYELLEEACGHGIGKSMHEPPDFSYSLFNNNDIQWNPGMVLTIEPVIAYRGAKLICSKEKEYYTDNKSPSAYFEHMVAINENGPQCLNIPQIKDQGSIDIFSEII